A portion of the Nitratidesulfovibrio termitidis HI1 genome contains these proteins:
- a CDS encoding response regulator, with amino-acid sequence MNNADILILVVDDEEMVRENLEAYLEDEGFRVVTAGSGEDALNLLERHRPDVGIIDMRLPGMSGNDFIIRAHQALPTLRYLIHTGSTNYKLPSELLAIGVQRSDVYIKPLQNMDDLVQGIFRRLSAPERA; translated from the coding sequence ATGAACAATGCCGACATCCTCATACTTGTGGTGGATGACGAAGAGATGGTGCGCGAAAACCTCGAGGCATACCTTGAGGACGAAGGGTTCCGGGTGGTTACGGCGGGCAGCGGTGAAGACGCGCTGAATCTGCTGGAACGCCATCGCCCGGACGTGGGCATCATCGACATGCGTCTGCCGGGAATGAGCGGCAACGACTTCATCATCCGGGCTCATCAGGCGCTGCCCACGCTGCGCTATCTCATCCACACCGGCTCGACCAATTACAAGCTGCCGTCTGAGCTTCTCGCCATAGGCGTGCAACGGTCCGACGTGTACATCAAGCCGTTGCAGAACATGGACGATCTGGTGCAAGGCATCTTCCGCCGTCTTTCCGCGCCGGAGAGGGCATGA
- a CDS encoding response regulator codes for MSSASGLPASSPSGPTTSSGAPTLVVIDDDTMVRRSITAYLEDLGYIVHEGTDGRTGLDLVRAVQPDAVLVDLRMPGLDGLDVLRELAAERPDMPTIVVSGTGVMQDAIEAVRRGAWDFILKPIMDLEVLGHRVRLAIEQGRLRAENRRYHKNLAAEVAVRTRELEQARVEAESANRAKTQFLANISHELRTPLNGIIGLTELLLAAGPAGEQEECLGMVRQAGLDLLAIVNNLLDMSSIEAGRIALNEAPFNLRETVNDLVRVLDVQARWKNLTLVCEVSPDVPDRLVGDAARLRQVLTNLVINGIKYTEMGGVSLSVALDGTPPQVSGDGREAQAAHSGSTVGLRVTVEDTGVGIASEKWERIFEPFTLAENFLTKKYGGAGLGLAISREIARMMGGDITVRSQEGAGSTFVLTMRFTQGESTVPRPREASLPVIRGVKRRLRIMVAEDDVINRKLAVYFFERMGHDVITVSSGIEVLAGLEREPCDLLLMDIQMPEMDGLETIRALRGRMGMPSRVPVIAMTAHAMAGDRERFLAEGMDGYVSKPVDFGCLVTEIETVLGARGLLDEPLDARRNGAQAGHANRETPAPE; via the coding sequence ATGAGCTCCGCCAGCGGCCTACCCGCCTCATCCCCTTCCGGCCCGACCACCTCGTCTGGCGCGCCCACGTTGGTCGTCATCGACGACGACACGATGGTGCGGCGCAGCATTACCGCCTATCTCGAAGACCTGGGCTACATCGTGCACGAGGGGACGGATGGCCGCACCGGCCTTGATCTGGTGCGCGCGGTGCAGCCCGATGCCGTGCTGGTGGACCTGCGCATGCCCGGCCTTGACGGCCTGGACGTGCTGCGCGAACTGGCGGCCGAGCGGCCGGACATGCCCACCATCGTGGTGTCCGGCACCGGGGTCATGCAGGACGCCATAGAGGCGGTGCGCCGGGGCGCCTGGGATTTCATCCTCAAGCCCATCATGGACCTTGAGGTGTTGGGCCACCGGGTGCGCCTGGCCATCGAGCAGGGGCGGTTGCGCGCGGAAAACCGTCGCTACCACAAGAACCTCGCCGCCGAGGTGGCCGTGCGCACGCGCGAACTGGAACAGGCCAGGGTGGAGGCGGAATCCGCCAACCGCGCCAAGACCCAGTTTCTCGCCAACATCAGCCATGAACTGCGCACCCCGCTCAACGGCATCATCGGGCTGACCGAGTTGCTGCTGGCCGCCGGTCCCGCAGGTGAACAGGAAGAATGTCTGGGCATGGTGCGCCAGGCCGGGCTGGATCTGCTGGCCATCGTCAACAACCTGCTGGACATGTCCAGCATTGAGGCCGGGCGCATCGCCCTTAACGAGGCCCCGTTCAATCTGCGCGAGACAGTGAACGATCTGGTCCGCGTGCTGGACGTGCAGGCCCGCTGGAAGAACCTGACCCTTGTCTGCGAGGTGTCGCCCGACGTGCCCGACCGCCTGGTGGGCGACGCCGCGCGGTTGCGCCAGGTGCTGACCAATCTGGTCATCAACGGCATCAAGTACACCGAGATGGGCGGCGTTTCGCTGTCGGTGGCGCTGGACGGCACTCCTCCTCAGGTGTCCGGAGACGGGCGGGAGGCGCAGGCGGCCCACTCGGGGAGCACGGTGGGGTTGCGTGTCACCGTTGAGGACACCGGGGTGGGCATTGCCTCGGAAAAGTGGGAACGCATCTTCGAGCCGTTTACCCTGGCCGAGAATTTCCTGACCAAGAAGTACGGCGGCGCCGGGCTTGGCCTTGCCATCTCGCGTGAGATCGCGCGGATGATGGGCGGCGACATCACGGTGCGCAGCCAGGAAGGAGCGGGCAGCACCTTTGTGCTGACCATGCGCTTTACCCAGGGCGAATCCACGGTCCCGCGCCCGCGTGAGGCCAGCCTGCCGGTGATCCGGGGCGTGAAGCGGCGGCTGCGCATCATGGTGGCCGAAGACGACGTGATCAACCGCAAGCTGGCGGTGTACTTCTTCGAACGCATGGGGCACGACGTGATCACCGTGTCCAGCGGCATAGAGGTGCTGGCCGGGCTGGAACGCGAACCCTGCGACCTCTTGCTGATGGACATCCAGATGCCTGAAATGGACGGCCTGGAAACGATACGCGCGTTGCGCGGCCGCATGGGCATGCCGTCGCGGGTGCCGGTCATCGCCATGACGGCCCATGCCATGGCCGGGGACCGGGAGCGCTTTCTGGCGGAGGGCATGGACGGCTACGTCTCCAAACCCGTGGATTTCGGCTGCCTGGTGACCGAGATAGAGACCGTGCTGGGCGCGCGGGGCCTGCTGGACGAGCCTTTGGATGCTCGGCGGAATGGGGCGCAGGCCGGGCATGCGAATCGGGAAACACCCGCACCAGAATAG
- a CDS encoding OmpP1/FadL family transporter: MKRLKSLAVSCLLVCTALAGTAQAEGFALYEWGARGNALGGTLVARKPDASAVAYNPALMTQLEGTQVMAGFSAIVPSAKVDVNYGGNTYTGEGADNVWLPPHGYMTTQLRDNLWLGMGIYTRFGLGTEYDDERWAGRYNIYNAEIQTISYNPNIAFKITDKLSAAVGVEFMTLKLNMDKKSDPTGANNPMTPSAAEVDSNLEADSYGWGLTAGLHYQFNDQWAAGVSYKSQIEQEARGENDFTIGSALTGIPAVVGTYRDCDVKGSVTMPDMLAFGVSYSPIPELSIEVGALLTRWSLYDNLAIYHESPFAGGAGALVNQEKDWNDAWRYSIGVEYAATPWMDLRAGYVYDESPAPGNKIDYLIPTDDRQLYSVGTGFHWDSYTVDLSYTYIVAEDADYDTRSSSGIYDGSSRDGRTHVFGLSVGYKF; encoded by the coding sequence ATGAAGCGACTGAAATCGTTGGCTGTGTCGTGCCTGTTGGTGTGCACCGCCCTGGCGGGCACCGCGCAGGCCGAGGGCTTTGCCCTGTACGAATGGGGCGCGCGCGGCAACGCGCTGGGCGGCACCCTGGTGGCCCGCAAGCCCGATGCCTCTGCCGTGGCCTACAACCCGGCCCTGATGACTCAGCTGGAAGGCACCCAGGTGATGGCCGGGTTCAGCGCCATCGTCCCCAGCGCCAAGGTTGATGTGAACTACGGCGGCAATACCTACACCGGTGAAGGCGCCGATAACGTCTGGTTGCCCCCGCACGGGTACATGACCACCCAGCTCAGGGACAACCTGTGGCTGGGCATGGGCATCTATACCCGCTTCGGCCTGGGCACCGAATATGACGACGAGCGCTGGGCTGGCCGCTACAACATCTATAACGCCGAAATCCAGACCATCTCCTACAATCCCAACATCGCGTTCAAGATCACCGACAAGCTGTCCGCCGCCGTGGGCGTCGAGTTCATGACCCTGAAGCTGAACATGGACAAGAAGAGCGACCCCACCGGCGCCAACAACCCCATGACCCCCTCCGCCGCCGAGGTGGATTCGAATCTCGAGGCCGACAGCTACGGCTGGGGCCTCACCGCCGGCCTGCACTACCAGTTCAACGACCAGTGGGCCGCTGGCGTGAGCTACAAGAGCCAGATTGAACAGGAAGCCCGTGGCGAGAATGACTTCACCATCGGTTCCGCGCTGACCGGTATTCCTGCTGTGGTCGGCACCTACAGGGACTGTGATGTGAAGGGCTCGGTGACCATGCCCGACATGCTTGCTTTTGGCGTGTCCTATTCGCCGATTCCCGAGCTGAGCATCGAAGTCGGCGCCCTGCTGACCCGCTGGTCGCTGTATGACAACCTGGCCATCTACCACGAGTCTCCCTTTGCCGGCGGTGCTGGTGCCCTGGTCAACCAGGAGAAGGACTGGAATGATGCCTGGCGCTACAGCATTGGTGTCGAGTACGCCGCCACTCCGTGGATGGATTTGCGCGCGGGTTACGTTTATGACGAGTCGCCCGCTCCCGGTAACAAGATCGACTACCTGATCCCCACCGACGACCGCCAGTTGTACAGCGTGGGTACCGGCTTCCACTGGGACAGCTACACCGTGGACCTTTCGTACACCTACATCGTGGCCGAAGACGCCGACTACGACACCCGCAGCAGTTCGGGCATCTACGACGGTTCCTCGCGCGATGGTCGTACCCACGTGTTCGGCCTTTCGGTGGGCTACAAGTTCTAG
- the dsrP gene encoding sulfate reduction electron transfer complex DsrMKJOP subunit DsrP: MIEKVLKGSPAFYIWLLFLGGIASLGVFAYIFQLNYGLTITGMSRDVSWGLYISQFTYFVGVAASAVMLVLPAYFHHYKKFKKMIILGEFMAISAVLMCMLFIVTDMGQPQRMLNVILHPTPNSIMFYDMMVLMGYLFINALVGWVTLEAERHDVDPPKWIKFFIYLSVVWAFSIHTVTAFLYAGLPGRHYWLTAIMAARFLSSAFASGPAILLLLVIALRRLTGFDPGREAIQTLTKIITYAMAINVFFFLLEVFTAFYSGMPGHQHPLTFLFVGHDGHASWVVGWMWTAAVLALLSLCLLIPPQIRDNERVLPWALGILVIASWIDKGLGLLIGGFTPNPFETVTIYTPSFPEILVTVGVYAIGLMVLSVLWKIALDVKKEAGTF; the protein is encoded by the coding sequence ATGATCGAGAAGGTTCTGAAAGGCTCCCCGGCGTTCTACATCTGGTTGCTGTTTCTTGGCGGCATCGCGAGCCTGGGCGTCTTCGCGTACATCTTCCAGCTGAACTACGGGCTGACCATCACCGGCATGAGCCGCGACGTTTCGTGGGGGCTGTACATCTCGCAGTTCACCTACTTCGTCGGCGTGGCGGCCTCGGCCGTCATGCTGGTGCTGCCCGCCTACTTCCATCACTACAAAAAGTTCAAGAAGATGATCATCCTCGGCGAGTTCATGGCGATCTCGGCCGTGCTGATGTGCATGCTCTTCATCGTCACCGACATGGGGCAGCCGCAGCGCATGCTGAACGTCATCCTGCACCCCACGCCGAACTCCATCATGTTCTACGACATGATGGTGCTCATGGGGTACCTGTTCATCAACGCGCTGGTCGGCTGGGTTACCCTGGAAGCCGAGCGCCACGATGTTGACCCGCCCAAGTGGATCAAGTTCTTCATCTACCTGTCGGTGGTGTGGGCGTTCTCCATCCACACCGTCACCGCCTTCCTGTACGCGGGCCTGCCCGGTCGCCACTACTGGCTGACGGCCATCATGGCTGCCCGCTTCCTGTCCTCGGCCTTTGCCTCCGGTCCGGCCATCCTGCTGCTGCTGGTCATCGCGCTGCGCCGCCTGACCGGGTTCGATCCGGGCCGCGAAGCCATCCAGACCCTGACCAAGATCATCACCTACGCCATGGCCATCAACGTGTTCTTCTTCCTGCTGGAAGTGTTCACGGCCTTCTACAGCGGCATGCCGGGTCACCAGCATCCGCTCACCTTCCTGTTCGTGGGCCACGACGGCCACGCCTCGTGGGTGGTGGGCTGGATGTGGACGGCCGCCGTGCTGGCCCTGCTGTCGCTGTGCCTGCTCATTCCCCCGCAGATCCGCGACAACGAACGCGTGCTGCCGTGGGCGCTGGGCATTCTGGTCATCGCCAGCTGGATCGACAAGGGCCTTGGCCTCCTGATCGGCGGCTTTACCCCCAACCCCTTCGAGACGGTGACCATCTACACCCCCAGCTTCCCGGAAATCCTCGTGACCGTCGGCGTTTACGCCATCGGCCTGATGGTGCTTTCGGTGCTGTGGAAGATCGCCCTCGACGTGAAGAAGGAAGCGGGCACCTTCTAG
- the dsrO gene encoding sulfate reduction electron transfer complex DsrMKJOP subunit DsrO, producing the protein MSTTRRQFLKIAGLAAFGLGTSTALDAADAVAKDMPGAKYDVGGKHLAAKRWAMVIDTRKLESREDFDRIIHACHSVHNVPSIPTKQEIKWIWTDKYDHVFTDDMSEHLSPAVREKDYLLLCNHCENPPCVRVCPTKATFKRADGIVVMDYHRCIGCRFCMAGCPYGARSFNFGDPRPYLKDVNPTFPTRMRGVVEKCTFCSERLEVGLLPACVEASNGAILFGDLDDPNSPVRKALAENFSIRRKPSIGTQPGVYYIV; encoded by the coding sequence ATGAGCACCACCAGAAGACAATTCCTGAAGATCGCCGGGCTCGCCGCCTTCGGCCTTGGCACTTCGACCGCGCTGGACGCGGCTGACGCCGTCGCCAAGGACATGCCGGGCGCCAAGTACGACGTGGGCGGCAAGCACCTTGCCGCCAAGCGCTGGGCCATGGTCATCGACACCCGCAAGCTGGAATCGCGCGAGGACTTCGATCGCATCATCCACGCCTGCCATTCGGTCCACAACGTCCCTTCGATTCCCACCAAGCAGGAAATCAAGTGGATCTGGACCGACAAGTACGACCATGTCTTCACCGACGACATGAGCGAGCACCTGTCCCCCGCCGTGCGCGAAAAGGACTACCTGCTGCTGTGCAACCACTGCGAAAACCCGCCCTGCGTGCGCGTGTGCCCCACCAAGGCCACCTTCAAGCGCGCCGACGGCATCGTGGTGATGGACTACCACCGCTGCATCGGCTGCCGCTTCTGCATGGCCGGGTGTCCGTACGGCGCGCGCAGCTTCAACTTCGGCGATCCGCGCCCCTACCTGAAGGACGTGAACCCCACCTTCCCCACCCGCATGCGCGGCGTTGTGGAAAAGTGCACCTTCTGCTCCGAACGGCTTGAGGTGGGCCTGCTGCCCGCCTGCGTCGAAGCCTCGAACGGGGCCATCCTGTTCGGCGACCTCGACGACCCGAATTCGCCGGTTCGCAAGGCCCTTGCCGAGAACTTCAGCATTCGCCGCAAGCCCTCCATCGGGACCCAGCCCGGCGTCTACTACATCGTGTAG